A genomic window from Triticum urartu cultivar G1812 chromosome 7, Tu2.1, whole genome shotgun sequence includes:
- the LOC125518951 gene encoding serine/arginine-rich splicing factor SR45a-like: protein MSRSRSPVAQSQSRSPSPDPRAQARSRSRSPAREREPEAVNHGNTLYITGLSSRVTDKELREYFNKEGKVVSCHVVLEPHTRVSRGFAFITMDTVEDAERCIKYLNQSELQGRNITVEKSRRGRPRTPTPGSYLGHRYERREMQRGGRFRRGGYGRDDYYGNSYRRSPPPMYREYRDTRDYPPYRDTRDYSPPHRDARDYYDGRGGRGYSPHRSPPPYGGRARRERSRSLPYSPYRMPERGYGRRAGGGGYDR from the exons ATGTCAAGGTCAAGATCACCTGTAGCTCAATCCCAGTCTAGATCTCCATCGCCTGATCCTAGAGCTCAGGCGAGGTCAAGATCTCGAAGCCCTGCGAG GGAGCGGGAGCCTGAAGCTGTAAATCATGGAAATACTCTGTACATTACTGGACTTTCTTCTAGGGTGACTGATAAAGAACTTAGAGAGTACTTCAATAAGGAAGGAAAG GTGGTTTCTTGTCATGTTGTTCTTGAACCCCACACACGTGTTTCTCGTGGATTTGCTTTCATCACCATGGACACTGTTGAAGATGCTGAACGCTGCATCAAGTATCTCAACCAGTCAGAACTGCAAGGCCGGAACATCACAGTTGAAAAG TCACGCAGAGGCCGCCCAAGGACGCCTACTCCTGGGAGCTATCTGG GCCATCGCTATGAGCGCAGAGAGATGCAGCGTGGAGGTAGATTCCGCAGAGGAGGCTATGGTCGTGACGACTACTATGGAAACAGCTACCGCAGGTCTCCGCCTCCCATGTACCGAGAATACAGGGACACCCGGGACTACCCTCCCTACAGGGACACCCGTGACTACTCCCCGCCCCACAGGGATGCCCGAGACTACTATGACGGCAGGGGTGGCCGGGGCTACTCCCCCCACAGGTCTCCCCCTCCTTACGGTGGCAGGGCAAGAAGGGAGCGGTCTAGGTCGCTGCCGTATTCCCCGTACCGTATGCCCGAAAGGGGTTATGGCCGCCGTGCTGGTGGCGGTGGCTACGACAGGTGA